One window from the genome of Amycolatopsis sp. NBC_01480 encodes:
- a CDS encoding cache domain-containing protein, translated as MTDTRTLTGDEVVAQVSALVEEIFERLKPVLAAAESLLAEPGGSASAALHRIRPQVIEALGGLVIGAGFVSAPHVLSDQEFGFEWWTSPAEEGEPPEQLFISLDPDSENFLDYTRQSWFTVPRDSGRRHINGPYVDYLCTDEYTLTFTLPVERDGFAGVVGADVYVREFERTVRKRLRSLGREAALLNAQGRVIVSNSVRQATGSLVRAVDVPAWWASGAEPYTADGGLTLRRCGDSPIALLVTT; from the coding sequence GTGACCGACACCCGAACGCTGACCGGCGATGAAGTCGTGGCCCAGGTTTCCGCGCTGGTGGAAGAGATCTTCGAACGGCTGAAGCCGGTACTGGCCGCCGCCGAGTCCCTGCTCGCCGAGCCGGGCGGCTCGGCTTCGGCCGCCCTGCACCGAATCCGGCCGCAGGTCATCGAGGCCCTCGGCGGCCTGGTCATCGGCGCCGGCTTCGTCAGCGCGCCGCACGTGCTGTCCGACCAGGAGTTCGGCTTCGAGTGGTGGACCAGCCCCGCCGAGGAGGGCGAGCCGCCGGAACAGCTGTTCATCTCGCTTGACCCGGACAGCGAGAACTTCCTCGACTACACGCGCCAATCGTGGTTCACGGTGCCGCGCGACAGCGGGCGAAGGCACATCAACGGCCCGTACGTCGACTACCTCTGCACTGACGAGTACACGCTCACCTTCACGCTGCCGGTCGAGCGAGACGGCTTCGCCGGGGTTGTCGGCGCGGACGTGTACGTGCGCGAGTTCGAGCGTACGGTGCGAAAGCGGCTTCGCTCACTGGGACGCGAAGCGGCGCTGCTGAACGCGCAGGGCCGGGTGATCGTGTCCAACAGCGTCCGGCAGGCGACGGGTTCGCTGGTGCGCGCGGTCGACGTGCCGGCCTGGTGGGCTTCCGGCGCCGAGCCCTACACCGCGGACGGCGGCCTGACCCTGCGCCGTTGCGGGGACTCGCCGATCGCGCTGCTCGTCACGACCTGA
- a CDS encoding FadR/GntR family transcriptional regulator, which yields MRKEMPNNARLAMFAPLDQLGRAEAVAARLLDAITLGLLDDAEQLPSEVELAAQFRVSTVTVREALAVLRHQGLVETRRGRGGGSFVRTPAWPAPSSWAERLRLVSLADLRDFGDHYLAVAGSAAKLAAERSSPEDLERLRLAAEDLVDATGPDATRAERHFHLEVAAAAQSPRLTNQEVQLQSERGGLLWVPLGGEDGSQQAYAEHRAIVTAIAAADGELARKLTEDHILGALDRLADLHLSLETP from the coding sequence ATGCGCAAGGAGATGCCGAACAACGCGCGACTGGCCATGTTCGCGCCGCTGGACCAGCTCGGCCGGGCTGAGGCGGTGGCGGCGAGGCTGCTGGACGCCATCACCCTCGGCCTGCTCGACGACGCCGAGCAGCTGCCGAGCGAGGTCGAGCTGGCCGCGCAGTTCCGCGTCTCCACGGTCACGGTGCGAGAGGCGCTCGCGGTCCTGCGTCACCAAGGGCTGGTCGAAACGCGCCGCGGACGGGGCGGCGGCAGCTTCGTCCGCACGCCCGCTTGGCCGGCGCCGAGTTCGTGGGCCGAGCGCCTGCGTCTGGTCTCGCTCGCGGACCTGCGCGACTTCGGCGACCACTACCTCGCCGTCGCCGGCTCCGCGGCCAAGCTCGCCGCGGAACGCAGCTCGCCGGAGGACCTCGAACGGCTGCGGCTGGCCGCCGAGGACCTGGTCGACGCCACCGGGCCCGACGCGACCCGCGCCGAGCGGCACTTCCACCTCGAGGTGGCGGCGGCCGCGCAGTCGCCGCGGCTCACCAACCAGGAAGTTCAGTTGCAGAGCGAACGCGGGGGGTTGCTCTGGGTGCCCCTCGGCGGCGAAGACGGTTCCCAGCAGGCCTACGCTGAGCACCGCGCGATCGTCACCGCGATCGCTGCAGCAGACGGCGAACTGGCCAGGAAGCTCACCGAGGACCACATTTTGGGCGCACTGGATCGGCTAGCCGATCTCCACTTAAGCCTCGAAACGCCGTAA
- a CDS encoding gamma-aminobutyraldehyde dehydrogenase, producing the protein MQELKHYVGGKFVDSLSGAVAEITDPVTGRPYCTAPVAGAEDVDRALKTAAEAFESWRETTPAQRQLALLKIADAVEARGEEIVRVESANTGKPVALTMSEELPMIVDQLRFFAGAARVLEGRSAGEYMEGHTSFIRREPVGVCAQVTPWNYPLLMAIWKIAPALAAGNTIVLKPSDTTPASTLLLAEICGEFLPPGVFNVVCGDRDTGRALVEHEIPAMVSITGSVRAGIEVAAAAARDVKRVHLELGGKAPVIVFEDADLDLAAETIAMAGYFNGGQDCTAATRVLVSDDVHDTFVAALTRQAEATKTGLPDDDTVAYGPLNNAAQLEKVAGFVDRLPEHATVHCGGRQAGDEGYFYEATVVSGVTQDDEITQNEVFGPVITVQRFSDEADAVKAANGVPYGLASSVWTKDHQRAMRVSARLDFGCVWINTHIPLVAEMPHGGFKKSGYGKDLSLYGLEDYTRVKHVMSAL; encoded by the coding sequence GTGCAGGAATTGAAGCACTACGTCGGCGGGAAGTTCGTCGACTCCCTGTCCGGTGCGGTCGCCGAGATCACCGATCCGGTGACCGGCCGCCCGTACTGCACCGCTCCGGTGGCCGGTGCCGAAGACGTCGACCGCGCGCTGAAGACCGCCGCGGAGGCGTTCGAGAGCTGGCGCGAGACCACGCCGGCCCAGCGTCAGCTCGCGCTGCTGAAGATCGCCGACGCCGTCGAGGCGCGTGGTGAGGAGATCGTCCGCGTCGAGTCCGCGAACACCGGGAAGCCGGTCGCGCTGACGATGTCCGAAGAGCTGCCGATGATCGTCGACCAGCTGCGCTTCTTCGCCGGCGCCGCGCGCGTGCTGGAAGGCCGGTCGGCGGGGGAGTACATGGAGGGTCACACCTCCTTCATCCGCCGCGAGCCGGTGGGCGTCTGCGCGCAGGTGACACCGTGGAACTACCCGCTGCTGATGGCCATCTGGAAGATCGCGCCCGCGCTGGCGGCCGGGAACACGATCGTGCTCAAGCCGTCCGACACCACGCCGGCGTCGACGCTGCTGCTGGCCGAGATCTGCGGCGAGTTCCTGCCCCCGGGCGTGTTCAACGTGGTCTGCGGCGACCGCGACACCGGCCGCGCGCTGGTGGAGCACGAGATCCCGGCGATGGTTTCGATCACCGGCTCCGTCCGCGCGGGCATCGAGGTGGCCGCCGCCGCGGCCCGCGACGTCAAGCGCGTGCACCTCGAGCTCGGCGGCAAGGCCCCGGTGATCGTCTTCGAGGACGCCGACCTCGACCTCGCGGCCGAGACGATCGCGATGGCCGGCTACTTCAACGGCGGCCAGGACTGCACTGCAGCCACCCGCGTGCTGGTCTCCGACGACGTGCACGACACCTTCGTCGCCGCGCTCACCCGCCAGGCCGAGGCGACCAAGACCGGCCTCCCGGACGACGACACCGTCGCGTACGGCCCGCTGAACAACGCCGCGCAGCTGGAAAAAGTGGCCGGTTTCGTGGACCGCCTGCCCGAGCACGCCACCGTCCACTGTGGAGGACGGCAGGCCGGCGACGAGGGCTACTTCTACGAGGCCACGGTCGTCTCCGGCGTCACCCAGGACGACGAGATCACCCAGAACGAGGTGTTCGGCCCGGTCATCACCGTGCAGCGGTTCAGCGACGAGGCCGACGCGGTGAAGGCCGCGAACGGCGTGCCGTACGGGCTGGCGTCCTCGGTGTGGACCAAGGACCACCAGCGGGCCATGCGGGTTTCGGCCAGGCTCGACTTCGGCTGCGTGTGGATCAACACCCACATCCCGCTGGTCGCCGAGATGCCGCACGGCGGGTTCAAGAAATCGGGCTACGGCAAGGATCTCTCGCTCTACGGCCTCGAGGACTACACCCGCGTCAAGCACGTGATGAGCGCGCTGTAA
- a CDS encoding ABC transporter ATP-binding protein: MPHQAPSTAPRAGAARNPGDRPAIRLTGLQKHFSEVRAVDGVDLDIPPGEFFSMLGPSGSGKTTVLRLIAGFELPTSGSIELDGRDVSDLAPFDRDVNTVFQDYALFPHMSVQQNVEYGLRVKGVGKADRRLRAEQALRTVRLEEYGRRKPSQLSGGQRQRVALARALVNRPKVLLLDEPLGALDLKLRQAMQVELKQIQREVGITFVFVTHDQDEALTMSDRIAVFNAGRIEQVGTPVEVYERPATAFVAGFVGTSNLLSGRGAEAVIGRPGVFSIRPEKITIDGNLASPAGPGETSATGIVTDVVYAGSTVRYAVALDAGGQLSVVRQNISAPTEFADGRVRLSWRREHSFRVPEAG, encoded by the coding sequence ATGCCCCACCAAGCCCCCTCGACGGCCCCCCGCGCCGGCGCCGCGCGGAACCCCGGCGACCGCCCGGCGATCCGGCTCACCGGGCTGCAGAAGCACTTTTCCGAGGTGCGCGCGGTCGACGGCGTCGACCTCGACATCCCGCCGGGCGAGTTCTTCTCGATGCTCGGCCCGTCCGGCTCCGGCAAGACGACCGTGCTGCGGCTGATCGCCGGGTTCGAGCTGCCCACCTCGGGCAGCATCGAGCTGGACGGCCGCGACGTCAGCGACCTCGCGCCGTTCGACCGTGACGTGAACACGGTTTTCCAGGACTACGCGCTGTTCCCGCACATGTCCGTGCAGCAGAACGTCGAGTACGGGCTGCGGGTGAAGGGCGTCGGCAAGGCCGATCGCCGGCTGCGCGCGGAACAGGCGCTGCGCACGGTGCGGCTCGAGGAGTACGGGCGGCGCAAGCCCTCGCAGCTCTCCGGCGGCCAGCGTCAGCGGGTGGCCCTCGCGCGCGCCCTGGTAAATCGCCCGAAAGTGTTATTGCTGGACGAGCCCCTGGGCGCGTTGGATCTCAAACTGCGTCAAGCGATGCAGGTGGAGTTGAAGCAGATCCAGCGCGAAGTCGGCATCACGTTCGTCTTCGTGACGCACGACCAGGACGAGGCCCTGACGATGAGCGACCGCATCGCGGTGTTCAACGCCGGGCGGATCGAGCAGGTCGGCACCCCCGTGGAGGTGTACGAGCGGCCGGCGACCGCGTTCGTGGCCGGTTTCGTCGGCACGTCCAACCTGCTCAGCGGCCGCGGCGCGGAGGCGGTGATCGGCCGTCCGGGTGTTTTCAGCATCCGGCCGGAGAAGATCACCATCGACGGAAACCTCGCTTCACCAGCGGGGCCGGGCGAGACCAGCGCGACCGGAATCGTCACGGATGTCGTATACGCCGGGTCCACAGTGCGCTACGCTGTCGCGCTCGATGCGGGGGGTCAGTTGTCCGTTGTCCGCCAGAACATCAGTGCTCCGACCGAGTTCGCCGATGGTCGCGTCCGACTGAGCTGGCGCCGCGAACACAGTTTCCGGGTCCCCGAAGCCGGTTAG
- a CDS encoding ABC transporter substrate-binding protein, whose product MKNRKTLLVGLCGVSLLLAACGTASNSSSSGSAPGAQGFTPPKLSALTALGQPEGQLNVLAWPGYAENGSNDPKVNWVTPFEQETGCKVNVKPFGTSDEAVTLMKTGGYDVVSASGDASLRLVASGDVEPVNTALVPNYNDVYPFLKNKSWNSVNNVAYGIPHGWGANVLTWRTDKVNPAPTSWSSMFDPNSPYKGKIIAYDSPIYIADAALYLMAHQPDLGIKNPYALDDKQFNAAVDLLKKQRPQVEEYWADYLKEAQSLKSGDGTIGTAWQVTVNLAKSEGAPLQSTVPSEGATGWSDTWMVATKSQHKTCAYKWMDYIISPKVNAQVAEYFGEAPANSKACAEFTDKSLCDTYHANDAAYAAKIQYWTTPIPQCLDGRTDVKCKDYGDWTRAWTEIKG is encoded by the coding sequence ATGAAGAACAGGAAGACGCTGCTCGTTGGCTTGTGCGGCGTGAGCCTCCTGCTCGCGGCCTGCGGCACGGCCAGTAACAGTTCCTCCTCGGGATCGGCGCCGGGCGCGCAGGGGTTCACCCCGCCGAAGCTGTCCGCCCTGACCGCGCTCGGCCAGCCCGAGGGGCAGCTGAACGTGCTGGCTTGGCCCGGTTACGCGGAAAACGGCTCGAACGACCCGAAGGTCAACTGGGTCACGCCGTTCGAACAGGAGACCGGCTGCAAGGTCAACGTGAAGCCGTTCGGCACCTCCGACGAGGCCGTGACGCTGATGAAGACCGGGGGCTACGACGTCGTGTCGGCTTCCGGCGACGCGTCGCTGCGACTGGTCGCTTCGGGTGACGTGGAGCCGGTCAACACCGCGCTCGTGCCGAACTACAACGACGTCTACCCGTTCCTGAAGAACAAGTCGTGGAACAGTGTCAACAACGTCGCGTACGGCATCCCGCACGGCTGGGGCGCGAACGTGCTGACCTGGCGCACCGACAAGGTGAACCCGGCGCCGACCTCGTGGTCGTCGATGTTCGACCCGAACTCGCCGTACAAGGGCAAGATCATCGCCTACGACTCCCCGATCTACATCGCCGACGCCGCGCTGTACCTGATGGCGCACCAGCCGGACCTGGGCATCAAGAACCCGTATGCGTTGGACGACAAGCAGTTCAACGCCGCGGTGGACCTGCTGAAGAAGCAGCGCCCGCAGGTCGAGGAGTACTGGGCGGACTACCTGAAGGAGGCGCAGTCGCTCAAGAGCGGCGACGGCACGATCGGCACCGCGTGGCAGGTGACGGTCAACCTGGCCAAGAGCGAGGGCGCGCCGCTGCAGTCGACGGTGCCGAGCGAAGGCGCCACGGGCTGGTCGGACACCTGGATGGTGGCCACGAAGTCGCAGCACAAGACCTGCGCGTACAAGTGGATGGACTACATCATCAGCCCGAAGGTGAACGCCCAGGTCGCCGAGTACTTCGGTGAGGCGCCGGCGAACAGCAAGGCCTGCGCCGAGTTCACCGACAAGTCGCTGTGCGACACCTACCACGCGAACGACGCCGCGTACGCCGCCAAGATCCAGTACTGGACCACGCCGATCCCGCAGTGCCTCGACGGCCGCACGGACGTCAAGTGCAAGGACTACGGCGACTGGACCCGCGCCTGGACCGAAATCAAGGGCTGA
- a CDS encoding ABC transporter permease has product MTAVSPPSRRASAFFFRKPRLRLTILLSAPLLWLGLAYLGALAALFITAFWSTDVFTGQVVTDWSFDNFVTLFSDSVYRTITLRTVGIAALVTVVDAVIAFPMAFAMAKLASPRAQRILVIAVMTPLWASYLVKAYAWRTLLSGNGAINWLLDPFGLSGPGYGVAATVITLSYLWLPYMILPIYAGLERLPDSLVDASGDLGAKSFRTFRSVILPLTFPAIVAGSIFTFSLSLGDYIAVKIVGGTSQMLGNVVYDNIGAANNLPFAATVATVPVVIMLVYLAVVRRTGALDNL; this is encoded by the coding sequence ATGACCGCCGTGAGCCCGCCGAGCCGCCGAGCTTCGGCCTTCTTCTTCCGCAAACCCCGGCTGCGCCTGACCATTCTGCTTTCGGCCCCGCTGCTCTGGCTCGGCCTGGCCTACCTCGGCGCGTTGGCCGCCCTGTTCATCACGGCGTTCTGGTCGACCGACGTGTTCACCGGCCAGGTGGTCACGGACTGGTCGTTCGACAACTTCGTCACGCTGTTCAGCGACTCGGTGTACCGCACGATCACGCTGCGGACCGTGGGCATCGCCGCGCTCGTCACGGTGGTGGACGCGGTGATCGCGTTCCCGATGGCGTTCGCTATGGCCAAGCTCGCTTCCCCACGCGCGCAACGGATCCTGGTGATCGCCGTGATGACGCCGCTGTGGGCCAGCTACCTGGTGAAGGCCTACGCCTGGCGGACCCTGTTGTCCGGCAACGGCGCGATCAACTGGCTGCTCGACCCGTTCGGCCTCTCCGGGCCGGGCTACGGCGTCGCGGCCACCGTGATCACGCTGTCCTACCTCTGGCTGCCGTACATGATCCTGCCGATCTACGCCGGGCTCGAACGGCTGCCGGACTCGCTGGTGGACGCTTCCGGAGACCTCGGCGCGAAGTCGTTCCGCACGTTCCGCTCGGTGATCCTGCCGCTGACCTTCCCGGCGATCGTCGCGGGCTCGATCTTCACGTTTTCCCTTTCGCTGGGTGACTACATCGCGGTGAAGATCGTCGGCGGCACGTCGCAGATGCTCGGCAACGTCGTCTACGACAACATCGGCGCGGCCAACAACCTGCCGTTCGCGGCGACCGTGGCCACCGTGCCGGTCGTGATCATGCTCGTGTACTTGGCCGTGGTGCGCCGCACCGGCGCGCTGGACAATCTCTAG
- a CDS encoding ABC transporter permease has product MSKTARALLWTALGAGFAVIYFPLLVVLLNSVNSDTTFGWPPKSFTLEWWGRAVTNEGALHALWTSVEAGLAATAIALVLGTMAAFALQRYRFFGRNSISLLIVLPIALPGIVTGIALNNAFRTILGIDLGLLTAIIAHSTFCIVVVFNNVVARLRRMGGNLEEASMDLGADGVTTFRLVTFPMLRSALLAGGLLAFALSFDEIIVTTFTLGTGLETLPIWIYDNLFRPNQAPVVNVVAAVLIVVSTVPVYFAQRLSGGDSASGGRI; this is encoded by the coding sequence ATGTCGAAGACCGCCAGGGCGCTGCTGTGGACGGCGCTCGGGGCCGGGTTCGCGGTGATCTACTTCCCGCTGTTGGTGGTGCTGCTGAATTCGGTGAACTCGGACACCACCTTCGGCTGGCCGCCGAAGAGCTTCACCCTGGAGTGGTGGGGCCGCGCGGTGACGAACGAGGGCGCGCTGCACGCGTTGTGGACCAGCGTCGAGGCCGGCCTCGCGGCCACCGCGATCGCGCTGGTGCTGGGCACGATGGCGGCGTTTGCCTTGCAGCGCTACCGGTTCTTCGGGCGCAACTCGATCTCGTTGCTGATCGTGCTGCCGATCGCGCTGCCCGGCATCGTCACCGGCATCGCGCTGAACAACGCGTTCCGCACCATCCTCGGCATCGACCTCGGCCTGCTCACGGCGATCATCGCGCACTCGACGTTCTGCATCGTGGTGGTGTTCAACAACGTCGTCGCGCGGCTGCGCCGGATGGGCGGCAACCTCGAAGAGGCGTCGATGGACCTCGGCGCCGACGGTGTCACGACGTTCCGCCTGGTCACCTTCCCGATGCTGCGCTCGGCCCTGCTGGCCGGCGGGCTGCTGGCGTTCGCGCTGTCGTTCGACGAGATCATCGTGACCACGTTCACGCTCGGCACCGGTTTGGAGACCCTGCCGATCTGGATCTACGACAACCTGTTCCGCCCCAACCAGGCGCCGGTGGTGAACGTGGTGGCGGCGGTGCTGATCGTGGTCTCGACCGTGCCGGTGTACTTCGCCCAGCGGCTTTCGGGCGGCGACAGCGCCAGTGGCGGGCGGATCTAG
- the pip gene encoding prolyl aminopeptidase codes for MDDDLYPPLPVRAEGLLDVGDGHRIFCQDAGNPDGKPVVVLHGGPGSGIAAMSRRHFDPDTYRIIQFDQRGAGRSTPNVGEPDVDLATNTLWHLVSDMELLRERLNIERWQLFGGSWGSTLALAYAQTHPSRVSEIVLRGVFTVRSSELDWIYRGGAANLFPAEWEEFLAPLPESLRKDPLGGYAELLASEDRGVRERAAIAWSVWEGATVALLPQEAFRNQYASPNFALTFARLAVHYFRHGAWLEDGQLIRDAGRLAGIPGVLVQGRYDAVCPPITAYQLHRAWPGSSLQLTEAAGHAVNDPGILAALRAATDGFR; via the coding sequence ATGGACGACGATCTCTACCCGCCGCTCCCGGTGCGCGCCGAAGGACTGCTCGACGTCGGCGACGGGCACCGGATCTTCTGCCAGGACGCGGGAAACCCGGACGGCAAGCCGGTGGTGGTGCTGCATGGCGGGCCGGGCAGCGGGATCGCGGCGATGTCGCGCCGGCACTTCGACCCGGACACCTACCGGATCATCCAGTTCGACCAGCGCGGCGCCGGCCGCAGTACGCCGAACGTCGGCGAGCCGGACGTGGACCTGGCCACGAACACGTTGTGGCACCTGGTGTCCGACATGGAGCTGCTGCGCGAACGGCTGAACATCGAGCGCTGGCAGCTGTTCGGCGGCTCGTGGGGATCAACGCTCGCGCTGGCGTACGCGCAGACGCACCCTTCGCGGGTCTCGGAAATCGTGCTGCGCGGCGTTTTCACGGTGCGCAGCAGCGAGCTGGACTGGATCTACCGCGGCGGCGCGGCGAACCTGTTCCCGGCGGAGTGGGAGGAATTCCTGGCGCCGCTGCCGGAATCACTGCGTAAGGACCCACTGGGCGGCTACGCCGAACTGCTCGCCTCCGAAGACCGCGGGGTCCGCGAACGCGCCGCGATCGCCTGGAGCGTCTGGGAAGGCGCGACGGTCGCCCTGCTGCCGCAGGAGGCGTTCCGGAATCAATACGCCAGCCCCAATTTCGCGTTGACCTTCGCGCGCCTCGCCGTGCACTACTTCCGCCACGGCGCCTGGCTCGAGGACGGCCAGCTGATCCGCGACGCCGGCCGTCTCGCCGGCATCCCGGGCGTCCTGGTGCAGGGCCGGTACGACGCGGTCTGCCCGCCCATCACGGCGTACCAGCTGCACCGCGCGTGGCCGGGTTCTTCCTTGCAGCTGACCGAAGCGGCCGGCCACGCCGTGAACGACCCCGGGATCCTGGCCGCCCTGCGCGCGGCGACCGACGGGTTCCGCTAG
- a CDS encoding right-handed parallel beta-helix repeat-containing protein: MRVRERVLAVAAGAAALLALAAPSASGATVPVSTSAELKAALAAATPGTTIQLAADTTFTGNFKAAVNGTAAGRITLTGPRSSVLKASGGRGLELTGSYWTISGFTITGGQKGLMALGVHNTLVDGLKVTGIGNEGIHFQYTSSDNVVQNSEISDTGKDNGGFGEGIYFGSANSNWPGGQPDHSDRNKALDNKIGPNVRAESIDVKEGTTGGELRGNTFDGTGQSGENYADSWVDVKGNGYLVTGNMGSKVFVHDATYGSFEVHVQVDGWGRDNIFSGNTADVQAPSAYGFYVVAAAQGNKVCASNTVTGAGKGFANVAATEGC; encoded by the coding sequence ATGCGTGTACGTGAGCGGGTTCTGGCTGTGGCGGCCGGAGCCGCCGCACTGCTCGCCTTGGCCGCACCCAGCGCTTCCGGCGCGACGGTGCCGGTCTCGACGTCCGCGGAACTGAAGGCGGCGCTCGCCGCGGCGACGCCCGGCACGACGATCCAGCTGGCCGCGGACACCACGTTCACCGGCAATTTCAAGGCCGCGGTCAACGGCACGGCGGCCGGCCGCATCACGCTCACCGGCCCGCGCAGCTCGGTGCTGAAGGCGTCCGGCGGCCGTGGGCTCGAGCTGACCGGCAGCTACTGGACGATCTCGGGCTTCACCATCACCGGCGGCCAGAAGGGCCTGATGGCGCTCGGCGTGCACAACACGCTGGTGGACGGCCTGAAGGTCACCGGCATCGGCAACGAGGGCATCCACTTCCAGTACACGAGCAGCGACAACGTCGTGCAGAACTCGGAGATCTCCGACACCGGCAAGGACAACGGCGGCTTCGGCGAGGGCATCTACTTCGGCTCCGCGAACAGCAACTGGCCCGGCGGGCAGCCCGACCACAGCGACCGCAACAAGGCACTGGACAACAAGATCGGGCCGAACGTGCGGGCCGAGTCGATCGACGTCAAGGAGGGCACCACCGGCGGCGAGCTGCGCGGCAACACCTTCGACGGCACCGGCCAGAGCGGCGAGAACTACGCCGACAGCTGGGTCGACGTGAAGGGCAACGGCTACCTGGTCACCGGCAACATGGGCAGCAAGGTCTTCGTGCACGACGCCACGTACGGCTCGTTCGAGGTCCACGTGCAGGTGGACGGCTGGGGCCGGGACAACATTTTCTCGGGCAACACCGCCGACGTGCAGGCGCCCTCGGCGTACGGCTTCTACGTCGTCGCCGCCGCGCAGGGGAACAAGGTCTGCGCGAGCAACACCGTGACCGGTGCCGGAAAGGGATTCGCGAACGTGGCGGCCACCGAGGGCTGCTGA
- a CDS encoding undecaprenyl-diphosphate phosphatase codes for MSAVTYVEAIVVGALQGVSELFPVSSLGHSILLPALVGGTWQRDLSIGKDSPYLAVLVAMHVATALALVLFFRRDWVRIIGGLLTSIRHREVRTADQRLAWLLVLATIPVGIAGLLLESVLRDFLGKPVPSAIFLALNGGVLFAAERFSRPKRSAEPAARRSEDTVDFSAEETLVMRAVTVEETTDARLSKLGVGEAVLIGSAQILALLPGISRSGITMVAGLRRGLGHEDAARFAWLLATPVILAAGVLKLPSLFTPENSPSLGPALVGSLVAGVASYIAVRFLTKYFETRTLTPFAIYCFVAGIGSLLFFTL; via the coding sequence ATGTCCGCCGTTACCTATGTCGAGGCGATCGTCGTCGGCGCCTTGCAAGGGGTGTCGGAATTGTTTCCGGTGTCCAGTCTCGGGCACAGCATCCTGCTTCCGGCGTTGGTCGGCGGTACCTGGCAGCGTGATCTGAGCATCGGCAAGGACTCGCCTTATCTCGCCGTGCTCGTCGCGATGCACGTGGCCACCGCGCTCGCTCTCGTGCTGTTCTTCCGGCGCGACTGGGTGCGGATCATCGGCGGCCTCCTGACCTCGATCCGCCACCGCGAAGTGCGCACCGCGGACCAGCGCCTGGCGTGGCTGCTCGTGCTCGCCACGATCCCGGTCGGCATCGCCGGGCTGCTGCTGGAAAGCGTGCTGCGGGACTTCCTCGGCAAGCCCGTGCCGTCGGCGATCTTCCTGGCCCTCAACGGCGGGGTGCTGTTCGCCGCCGAGCGCTTCTCCCGGCCGAAGCGGTCGGCCGAACCCGCAGCTCGGCGGTCGGAAGACACGGTGGACTTCTCGGCGGAGGAGACGCTCGTGATGCGCGCGGTCACCGTCGAGGAGACCACCGACGCGCGGCTTTCGAAGCTCGGCGTCGGCGAGGCGGTGCTGATCGGCTCGGCCCAGATCCTCGCGCTGCTGCCGGGCATCAGCCGGTCCGGCATCACGATGGTCGCGGGTCTGCGAAGGGGGCTGGGGCACGAGGACGCGGCGCGCTTCGCGTGGCTGCTCGCGACGCCGGTGATCCTCGCCGCGGGCGTGCTGAAGCTGCCGTCGTTGTTCACGCCGGAGAACAGCCCTTCGCTCGGCCCGGCGCTTGTCGGAAGCCTTGTCGCGGGGGTCGCGTCCTATATCGCTGTCCGTTTTCTGACGAAATACTTCGAAACGCGCACCTTGACGCCGTTCGCGATCTACTGCTTCGTCGCCGGAATCGGCAGCCTGCTCTTTTTCACGTTGTGA
- a CDS encoding cytochrome c oxidase assembly protein, giving the protein MPPLSGATLFTAWTIDIPAVVVVLLLGSAYLFAVRRQPVWSPGRTTAFLSGLATIVLVTCSFLGVYDTTLFWVRATQNTVLLMVTPLLLALGAPVTLLMRTASPGLAAVLRRYGRSGFARFITFPLSVTVVLIAPFLLIYLTPLYELTLDSPVVAGLVRLALALGGFLYFYSRVQLDPTPRGGSHLVSVWISFTEVVFDGALGLVLWLGPVLAPAHYAVAHPGWGPDPRTDQIVGAGVLWIGGDLAGLPFVGALFIRWARDDEKRAEQLDRRLDDEEEAGAAPSSGLWWENDPELAQRFRRQ; this is encoded by the coding sequence GTGCCTCCGCTGAGCGGGGCCACTCTCTTCACGGCCTGGACCATCGACATCCCGGCCGTCGTCGTGGTGCTCCTGCTGGGCTCGGCGTACCTGTTCGCCGTACGGCGGCAGCCGGTTTGGTCACCCGGACGGACCACCGCGTTCCTCTCCGGGCTCGCGACGATCGTCCTGGTCACCTGCTCGTTCCTCGGCGTCTACGACACCACGCTGTTCTGGGTCCGGGCGACGCAGAACACCGTGCTGCTGATGGTGACGCCGCTGCTGCTCGCGCTCGGCGCCCCCGTCACGCTGCTCATGCGCACCGCGTCGCCGGGCCTGGCCGCGGTGCTGCGGCGCTACGGCCGAAGCGGCTTCGCGCGGTTCATCACCTTCCCGCTGTCGGTCACCGTGGTGCTGATCGCGCCGTTCCTGCTGATCTACCTGACGCCGTTGTACGAGCTGACGCTGGACTCGCCGGTGGTCGCCGGGCTCGTCCGCCTGGCTTTGGCGCTGGGCGGGTTCCTCTACTTCTACAGCCGCGTGCAGCTCGACCCGACCCCGCGCGGCGGCTCGCACCTGGTGTCGGTGTGGATCTCGTTCACCGAGGTGGTGTTCGACGGCGCGCTCGGGCTCGTGCTGTGGCTCGGCCCGGTGCTCGCGCCCGCGCATTACGCGGTCGCGCACCCGGGCTGGGGCCCGGACCCGCGCACGGACCAGATCGTCGGCGCCGGGGTGCTGTGGATCGGCGGCGACCTGGCGGGCCTGCCGTTCGTCGGCGCGCTGTTCATCCGCTGGGCCCGAGACGACGAGAAGCGCGCGGAGCAGCTCGACCGGCGTCTGGACGACGAAGAGGAAGCCGGAGCCGCCCCGTCCAGCGGGCTCTGGTGGGAGAACGATCCCGAACTGGCGCAACGGTTCCGCCGGCAGTGA